A genomic segment from Sander vitreus isolate 19-12246 chromosome 3, sanVit1, whole genome shotgun sequence encodes:
- the LOC144513694 gene encoding neurobeachin-like, producing MDPLNNINVDKDKPYLYCYRTSKGIGYSAHFVGNCLIVTSLKSKGKGFQHCVKYDFQPRKWYMISIVHIYSRWRNSEIRCYVNGQLVSYGDMAWHVNTNDYCLYRPSY from the exons ATGGATCCCTTGAATAACATCAATGTTGACAAGGACAAACCATATCTCTACTG CTATCGGACCAGCAAGGGCATTGGGTACTCTGcacattttgttggtaactgcTTGATCGTGACATCACTCAAGTCCAAAGGAAAAGGTTTCCAGCACTGTGTGAAGTATGATTTTCAGCCCAGGAAG TGGTACATGATCAGTATAGTTCACATCTACAGCCGCTGGAGGAACAGTGAAATCAGATGCTATGTTAACGGACAGCTTGTTTCTTACGGAGACATGGCATGGCACGTCAACACAAATGAT